CGTCACCCGGGCGGCCAATGAAGGCCTGGGCGCCGCAGTTCTTCCTTGCGTGATCGGTGAGAAAGAACCCCTGCTGAAACGTGCCGCACCACCGTTCAAAAGCGCAGCGGAGCTTTGGATTCTGACCCACGCGGATCTTCGCCAGACCGCGCGCGTGAAGGCGCTGATGGAGCACCTGTATGAGTGCTTATCCAAAGAGAAGAGTATTATGGAAGGAAGTGCCAGCCGGTAGCTTCCACTTTGTGGCTCGAGGAGGACAACAAATGAAAAAAAGCGCACTACATGCATTTGGCTGGGTGCTGTTCGGCATGTTCCTTATGGGTGTGATCGTGTGGTTTGCAATGCCTTCAGTAATGCTGATTCAGCACAGGAGTAAACTGGGCTACGACGATACGATTGCTGTTTTGACGCAGGCTCTCAACAAGAAGCGGGACTGGAAAGTGTTAACCGTAAATGACTACCAGAAGAGTACGGCGGCATTCGGTACCATTGAACACACCGCCAGCATGAATATCTGCAATCCGACCTACGCCTCGAGAATCCTGGCCAACCCTGGGGACCGGGGCGTCACGGCATTCATGCCCCTCGCGATCGGGGTGTACGAAGACAAGAAAGGACAAGTCTATGTATCGCAACTCAATGTCGGACTCCTGGGCATGATGTTTGGTGGCACGATCGCTGATGTGATGGGTAAGGCTGGCGGAGATCTCAACGAAGTGGTCGCCTCGGTCGTCGGCAAATAGATGGCCGCAAAGCTTCCTTAGATATGTTTTTTATCGTCGCAAATTTCACCCTCGCCGGCGTGCTGCTCGTCATCGGGGTGCTGACACTAAAGAAAGTGAGTCATCCGGCAGAGCTGGTGTTTGCCAGCCTCCCGTTGCTATTTGGATTGCATCAATTCATCCAGGGCTTCGTCTGGTTGGGGCTGTACCACATGGTCAGTCCGCGCACTCTGCAAGTCGCTTCCATGCTGTTTATTTTTTATGCACAGGCGATCTTGCCGTTTTGGGTGCCGCTCGCGATCTGGCTGCTGGAACCACGTGGCCCGCGCCGCCAAATGATCGGTGCGCTGGCGCTGGTCGGTGCGTTGCTGATGGCGTACGTGGCCTGGGGGCTGCTGCAGCAACCGACGCAGGTCTTCATCAGCCACTATTCGCTGGTCTATTCCAATCCCCACACCGGGAATCTATGGGTCGCGTTCATCTATGTCTTGACGACCTGCGGGTCGCTGGTCCTGAGCCGGAGCGTCGCCATCCAGTTGTTCGGTTGGTTGAATCTGCTTGGCTTGCTGCTGGTGTATCTGATTGCGGAATATTCCTTTACCGCATTGTGGTGCCTGTATGCTGCACTGGTGAGCGTGATTCTGTATCTGCATTTCATTGAGCGACGAATCGCATTTTTGCGTGCGCTCCAGCGCGAGCAGGCGCATTTGGAAAACGAATTGGAACAGGAGCTGAACAAGCTCGTTGGCCTGTTCCCCCGCCTGCGCGGCTTTTTTGTTCGCGGGGCCTGATCCACCCTGCCACCATCGCATGAGTCGGACATAGTCTGTATTGAAGGGGCCGGAGTGATTAGAAAATTCATTCCGGCCCCTTTTTTCGCTGAACCTGGCCAAACACCTGCTCCGTCATGACCTCGGCGAAGCCGAGTCCCCGGTCGGGTACCTTGCCTTCGCGGCGGACGAGCTGTCCCTAGTACTCCATCTTCAGCATGTACGGCACCCGTCCCATCTTCAGCACCGCATCGTCGCCTCCTCCGATTGGATTCAGACAAAGAAAAAGCGCATATTCTTTCTGAACGCACCTTGATTGTGACCGGCCGCGCGGACGCGGCTTGCGCCCCGCCGGATACTGTGGTGCGTATTCGCTACCGATGACACATACCGACGC
This Acidiferrobacteraceae bacterium DNA region includes the following protein-coding sequences:
- a CDS encoding DUF302 domain-containing protein, encoding MKKSALHAFGWVLFGMFLMGVIVWFAMPSVMLIQHRSKLGYDDTIAVLTQALNKKRDWKVLTVNDYQKSTAAFGTIEHTASMNICNPTYASRILANPGDRGVTAFMPLAIGVYEDKKGQVYVSQLNVGLLGMMFGGTIADVMGKAGGDLNEVVASVVGK